AGTGGTGGACACCCTGCCGTTCGAGGGGTGATCCGCCCGCGCCGCGCCCTTCCGCAGCCGGGGACGGGCGGTGTTCCGTGAGCGAAGCAGGACCCATCGCGGGTGGTGGGCTGATGGGTTTCGCTGCGCTCTACCCATCCTACGGGCGCGAGCCGGCTCTCGTAATTGGATGGACTCGCCCTCGCCGAGGCGTCGAGCGCGCCACGGTGGCACCCTACGATAACCACCGACAGCGAGGGCAAGGCCATGCAAAAGCGTACGACGAAACCGCAAGCTGCACACCCGGAAACGCTCTCTCTGTGCACGACAGTCGCTGTTGATCTGGCCAAGCAGGTGTTCCAAATCGCCGGCGAAGAGGCGCACGGAGAGCTGGTGTACGAAAAGCGTCTCCAGTCGCGCGAGGCGTTCTCGAGGTTTTTGTACCAGATCGCCAAGGGCGCGACGGTCTTGCTGGAGACCGGGCCGGGCGCACAAGCCTGGGCAAGACAGGTGCAGGCCCTGGGTTGTCAGGTGCGCTTGTTACCCGCACAGCGAGTCGCCGAGCACCGCAGTGGTGCCAAGAACGATCGCAACGATGCGCAGGCGATCTTGCGCGCCGGACGCGATACCACCATCCATGCCGTACCGGTGAAAACCGTGGAGGCCCTGGCCATGCAGGCGGCGCATCGGGTCAGACAGGGCTACATACGGCGCCGGACGACGCTGGGTAATCAAATCCGGGGGCTGCTGCTCGAGCATGGCCTGGCGATCCCGCAAGGCGCTGCAGCGCTCAGCGACCGCGTGAGCCGGATTCTGGAGGATGCCACGTTGCCGCTGCCAGACCTGCTGCGTGAGCTGATCGCCGATATGCAGGCGGAATGGCAGGCTCTGGAAGGCCGTCTCCTGCTGCTGACCAAACGGCTGGAACAATGTGCGCACGCGGACAAGACCGCCTCGCGACTGATGAGCGTGCGCGGGGTTGGGCCGATCATCGCCACTGCCCTGGTCGCCAAGCAGGTCGAGCCCGCGCGCTTCCCGAATGCACGCCAGTTCGCGGCCTACTTTGGCCTGGTACCCGATCAGCACAGCAGCGGCCAGAAGGTTCGGCTCGGCAAGATGAGCAAACGCGGTGATGGTTATCTGCGCAGCCTGATGGTCGAGGGCGCCCATGCGGTGCTCCGCACGCTCAAGGCTGACTCCGAGGAAGTGGACGACCGTCGGCTGAACCGCTGGATGCAGCGGCACGGACGCAAGGGGGCGGCCATACGTCTGGCCAACCGCAACTTGCGTATCGTCTGGGTGCTGCTGCAGTCGGACGCCCGCTACTGCCGTAATCCCTCTGTCCAACCGGGAGCAACGATAGCCGAATAGATCCCACGAGATCCCGCCACCGAGGCGCTGAGCGCCTCAACCGCTGCTGAGAACATTGACCCCAGGTCAGACCGCCGCGCGATGATGCCTGCCATCCTACTGGCCCCTAAGCCTCTTCGTAATTGGCACGGCGCGAGCTCAGACAATGTTGGCCCGGAGCCCCTTTGCGGCTCCCTTGCTGAGGCCTGATACATAGATGCAACCGGGTTTCTCTGTTCAAAGCGGGTTGACAGTAAAAGGCGAGTCCATACATAGGGTGGGTCACGCTTCACCGACCCACCATCGGGGCCGGTCGTGGGCACGGTGATGGGTTTCGCTGCGCTCTACGCCATCCTACGGACCGCTCGCCAGCACGCTTATGGGGTGGGTCACGCTGCACCGACCCACCGGCGAGGTCCGGTGCGGCCACGGCGATGGGTTTCGCTGCGCTCTACCCATCCAATTACGCGCTGCACCTGACCCGCCGCGCGAAACCCTCCATTTCTGCAACCGTCGGCGATGACCGGCAGGGCGAAGGACTTGCAGAAAGTTTGGAATACCATAATATGACATTCCGTAGGCCGGAGATTTTTTGCGAGTGCGCCCATCCGGGATCCGCATGAACAAGAGCACTCGACACGGCCGCCCTTGACGGCCCCCATGGGGTCCACTGCTCCTGATAAGCGGGCATACGAAAGGCCCGCTTGCGTACAAACACAACAATGAGGGCAAGCAAGATGGTGTTCAAAAAACGTGCAACCGCGGTGCTCACCGCCGCATTCCTGGCCCTGTCCGGCACTGCCGCCATCGCCGCCGACAACCTCAGCTTCGTCAGCTGGGGCGGCACCACCCAGGATGCGCAGAAACAGGCCTGGGCCGAGCCCTTCAGCCAGGAAAGCGGCATTCGCGTCGTGCAGGACGGCCCCACCGACTACGGCAAGCTGAAAGCCATGGTGGAAAGCGGCAACGTCCAGTGGGACGTGGTGGACGTGGAAGCGGACTTCGCCCTGCGCGCCGCCGCCGAAGGCCTGCTGGAGCCCCTGGACTTCAGCGTCATCCAGCGCGACAAGATCGACCCGCGCTTCGTCTCCGACCACGGCGTCGGCTCCTTCTACTTCTCCTTCGTGCTCGGCTACAACCAGGGCAAGGTCGGCGGCAACGCCCCCCAGGACTGGAGCGCCCTGTTCGACACCGCCAACTACCCGGGCAAGCGCGCCCTCTACAAATGGCCGAGCCCCGGCGTGCTGGAGCTGGCCCTGCTGGCCGACGGCGTGCCCGCCGACAAGCTCTACCCGCTGGACCTGGACCGCGCCTTCAAGAAGCTCGACACCATCAAGAAGGACATCGTCTGGTGGGGCGGTGGCGCCCAGTCCCAGCAACTGCTCGCCTCCGGTGAAGCCACCCTCGGCCAGTTCTGGAACGGCCGCGTCTACGCCCTGCAGCAGGACGGCGCGCCGGTGGGCGTGAGCTGGAAGCAGAACCTGGTCATGGCCGACTTCCTGGTGATCCCCAAAGGCGCCAAGAACAAGGACGCGGCGATGAAGTTCCTCGCCGCCGCCAGCAGCGCCAAGGGCCAGGCCGACTTCGCCAACCTCACCGCCTACGCCCCGGTGAATGTGGACAGCCTGAGCCAGCTCAAGGGCGACCTCGCCCCGAACCTGCCCACCGCCTACGCTAAGGATCAGATCACCCTCGACTACGCATACTGGGCCAAGAACGGTCCGGCCATTGCCGCGCGGTGGAACGAATGGCTGGTCAAGTAAAGATGGCGGCCGTCCAGCCCACCCCGGCCAAGGCCACCGGAGGCGCAGCCCGCGCTTCCGGCGGCTCCGACTCCAAGGCTGCGTCGATGAAGCATGACAACCAGACCGCGCTGCGCTGGCGCGGTGCCCGCAACCTGATCCCGGCGATGCTGTTCCTGGGCCTGTTCTTCCTGGCCCCGCTGATCGGCCTGCTGCTGCGCGGCGTGCTCGAGCCCACCCCGGGCCTGGGCAACTACGAGCAACTGTTCGCCAACTCGGCCTACGCCCGGGTGCTGTTCAACACCTTCGCCGTCGGCGGCCTGGTGACCCTGATCAGCGTCCTGCTGGCCTTCCCCCTGGCCTGGGTGATCACCCTGGTGCCCAATGGCTGGGGCCGCTGGTTGCTGAACATCGTCCTGCTGTCCATGTGGACCAGCCTGCTGGCGCGCACCTACTCCTGGCTGGTGCTGCTGCAGGCCTCCGGCGTGATCAACAAGACCCTGATGGCCCTGGGGATCATCGACCAGCCCCTGGAGATGGTGCACAACCTCACCGGCGTGGTGATCGGCATGACCTACATCATGATCCCGTTCATCGTCCTGCCCCTGCAGGCCACCATGTCCGCCATCGACCCCTTGGTGCTGCAGGCCGGCTCCATCTGCGGCGCCAGCCCCTGGACCAACTTCTTCCGGGTGTTCCTGCCGCTGTGCCGTCCGGGCCTGTTCTCCGGTGGCCTGATGGTCTTCGTCATGTCCCTGGGCTACTACGTCACCCCGGCCCTGCTGGGTGGCGCGCAGAACATGATGCTGCCGGAGTTCATCGTCCAGCAGGTGCAGTCCTTCCTCAACTGGGGCCTGGCCAGCGCCGCCGCCGCGTTGCTGATCGCCATCACCCTGGCCCTGTTCTACGTCTACCTGAAGCTGCAACCGGAATCCCCGGTGGCTTCCAGTACCGCGAGGTAAGCCATGCTGCTGTCACCCAACGCCATGGGCCTGCGCCTGCGCATCGGCCTCTACCTCACCACCGGGGCGATCGCGGCCTTCCTGCTGCTGCCGATCCTGTTCATCGTGCTGCTGTCCTTCGGCTCCTCCCAGTGGCTGGTGTTCCCGCCGCCCGGCTGGACGCTGAAGTGGTACGAACAGTTCTTCTCCAACGCCGAATGGATGGACTCGGCCCTGGCCAGCCTCAAGGTCGCCCTGCTGACCACCGTCTGCGCCGTGGCCCTGGGCCTGCCCACTGCCTTCGCCCTGGTGCGCGGCAAGTTCCCCGGCCGGGAGTTCCTCTACGCCCTGTTCACCCTGCCGATGATCGTGCCGCTGGTGATCATCGCCGTGGCCGTGTACGCCCTGTTCCTCAAGCTGGGCTACACCGGGACGCTGTTCTCCTTCGTGGTCAGCCACGTGATAGTGGCCTTGCCCTTCACCATCATCTCCATCATCAACTCGCTGAAGCTGTTCGATCAGTCCATCGAGGACGCCGCGGTGATCTGCGGCGCCTCCAGGCTGCAGGCGGTGTACAGGGTGACCTTCCCGGCGATCCGCCCCGGCATGATGGCTGGCGCCCTGTTCGCCTTCCTGGTCTCCTGGGATGAAGTGGTGCTGAGCGTGATGATGGCCAGCCCGACCCTGCAGACCCTGCCCGTGAAAATGTGGACCACCCTGCGCCAGGACCTGACCCCGGTGATCGCCGTCGCCTCGACGCTGCTGATCGGCCTGTCCCTCCTGGTAATGGTGATCGCCGCCGTGCTGCGCCGGCGCACCCCTGCAAGCGCCTGAGCGCCGAGGTAACGAATATGAGTGCCGTGATCCAAGACACCCGCGACAACAAGACCCTGGTCAGCCTGCGCAACCTGAACAAGCACTACGGCGACTTCGCCGCCGTGGACAACATCAGCCTGGACATCCAGGACGGCGAGTTCCTCACCTTCCTCGGCTCCAGCGGCTCGGGCAAGAGCACCACCCTGTCCATGCTGGCCGGCTTCGAGACCCCCAGCTCCGGCGAGATCCTGGTGGACGGCAAGTCCCTGGTGAACGTGCCGCCGCACAAGCGCGACATCGGCATGGTGTTCCAGCGCTACTCGCTGTTCCCGCACCTGAACGTGCGCGACAACATCGGCTTCCCCCTGGACATCCGCAAGCAGGCCGCCGGCGAGCGCGAGCGCCGCGTCGAGGCCATGCTCAAGCTGGTGCAACTGGAGAAGTTCGCCCAGCGCCGCCCGGCCCAGCTGTCCGGCGGCCAGCAGCAGCGCGTGGCCATCGCCCGGGCGCTGGTCTACGAACCGCGCATCCTGCTGATGGACGAACCCCTCGGCGCCCTGGACAAGAAGCTGCGCGAAGACCTGCAGGACGAGCTGCGCCACCTGCACCGCCGCCTCGGCATCACCATCGTCTACGTGACCCATGACCAGGAAGAAGCCATGCGCCTGTCTCAGCGCATCGCCATCTTCAGCCACGGCAGGATCGTCGGCCTGGGCAGCGGCTACGACCTCTACCAGGACCCGCCGAACGCCTTCGTCGCCTCCTTCCTGGGCAATTCCAACTTCCTCAAGGTGAAGGCCCAGGGCAACGCCGCCGCCAGCTTCGAGGGCCAGTCCCTGGCCATCCGTCCCACCGCCGGCCTGCAGAATGGCCAGGACCTGGTGCTGATGGTGCGTCCGGAGAAGGCCCAGGTGCTGAGCCCGGAACAGGCCACCCGCGAGCCGCTGGCCGCCGGCTGGAACCAGGTCGCGGCGAAGGTCAGCGAGACGGTGTTCCTCGGCGAAAGCCTGACCTGCAGCGTGACCACCGCCGGCGGCACCAGCCTGACCCTCAAGGAACTCTCCGGCGCCACCGCGCCACTGCAACCGGGTGCCCAGGTCATGGTGCGCTGGGCCGCGGCGGACGCCTGCGTCTACACCGAATGGAACGAAAGCGACCTGGCCAAGGGCGCCGGGGCGCATTGAGGCCAATGGGATGACGCCCCCGGGGCACGCCAATGCGCCCCGGGTTGGCCTCACCCCTCCTATGCGGGCACTCGCACTCTCACAGGCGCCGGTGATAGCGCACCTGATTCGCCGGGGCCTGATATCGCGGGAAAAGAACAACGGCCATGAGAATAACGAGACAGTGCGCGAGAGTCTGTTGGAGGCGGCAACCCATCTTGTCACCGGACAACTTCAAACAACTTTGAAGTGTATGAATCCTGCGAAGAACCGGCTGCGATCCGCGAGACAACTCCACCAGAAAGTACAGATCAGACAGACAGCGAAATATTAAAAAATAGTTTCAAACACTAACTCGCAAAAAATAAAAAACCAGGCAAGACATGCCTTGAAAACTTCTGACATGCGAAACAACTCACAACTAGTTCAAGCCACAAGATGGGATACGGGAATACTCACTTGCTGTTGTCGATTGAGGATGTTCAACAGGAGTATGACCCGTTGCTCGCCATCCATGGCGAGGAACAGCGCATCCATCTCCGCGAAGGGCCCGACCTGGACCTGGACCTTGTCGCCCGGGTTGAAGGCCGCACGGTGATCAGGCCGTTCACAACGCGACATGAGATGCTCGACGACCGCGTCAGGCACCCTCGAGGGCGCGCCAGAGAAGCTCACAACCCTCGCCACGCCTCGCGTTGAGCGCAACGCAGCCCAGTTGTCCTGGGCCCGGAGATGGACGAAGAGGTAACCCGGAAACAGGGGCTGGATGAGTCGCCGCAGCCGGCCACCCTTGAGACTTTCCACACTGAGGACCGGGCAGAAGCAATCGAAACCCTGGCGCTGGAGGTGCTCCTGGGCGCGCTCGTCCTGGCGTGCCTTGCATTGCACGAGATACCAGGCGATTTCAGGGAGAAGTATGTTTTTATCCATGGCCGTCCCTAGCGAAATAGATCCTCAGTCAGACGCTAGTTCCTCCCTGAAACCCACGCCGCCATGCAAATCGGCTTTCCGACTAGTGGTAGGGACCGCCTTCGGAGTTGAGGACGCAACTTGTCCGCCGGTCGGAAATCACCCTCTTCCCACGCGGAAGGTTTGTCCCCCTTGAATGCCGAACTATCCTCAAGCCTTGTCCTCTGACAGCACTAACTGAAGGCACTCTGCCATCAATTAATGCACATGGAATTGTGATCCCCAGTTAGTACACAAGTTCCAGATGAACAAACTTTCCCCCAACTTGCTGAAAGCGAGTGGCGGTAGCCTTGTCTCTGGAAAAACAACTGCACGGTCGACAAGGACGCGGCCCCATCCTCCCCCGCCCCACCGTGCCTCGCCGTTCCAGCGTCCCGCTGGACACGGCAGCTGTCCCGCCCCGCCCCAAGTCGAACCGAGTCATCCAAGAGTCCTCCAGGGACGCGTTCCGGCGCCGCCCTGGCTGGGTCCCCTGCACAGCGCAAAGGAGTCGGCGTCATGGTCCAAGTCAGCTATCCCGGTGTCTACATCGTCGAAAAGGCCAGCGGGGTACGCACCATCACCGGTGTCGCGACCTCCATCGCCGCCTTCGTCGGCTATACGCGCAAGGGCGTGCCCGACAAGGCCGTGGCCATCACCAGCTTCGCCGATTTCGAACGCGGCTACGGCGGCCTCGACCGCGACAGCCCGCTCTCCTACGCGGTCCGGCAGTTCTTCCTCAACGGCGGTACCCAGGCCCTCATAGTGCGGGTGGCCGTCGGTCACGGCACCAGCGCCTGGGTGCTGGAGAACGGCGCCGGCGACCCGGTCCTCGAAGTCACTGCGGCCAGCCCCGGCACCTGGGGCAACGGCCTGCGGCTGAGCGTGCAGCACAGCGGCGTCCGCAACCCCGACAGCGACTTCAACCTGGTGGTGTCGCAGCTTCAGGCCGACGGCGCCACCCTTCTGCCGGTGGAAACCCATCGCAACCTCAACCTCGACGCCAACTCGGCTCAGTACGCCGTCTCGGTGATCAACAACGCCTCCGCCCTGATCCGCGTGGCCCGCAGCGGCGGCCTGACCTTCGCCGAGGCCGGGCGCGCGGTCAGCGGCGAGATCAGCAGCTTCCCCCTGGACCCGACCGGGACCACCATCGCCGGCACCCTGGATGGCACCACGCCCTTCGCGCTTCTCGTCGAAGGCGGGCCCTGGAACAGCGTCGGCGACCTGGTGACCTCCACCAACGCGGCCATAGTGAACGCCAGCCTGGCCGCCCAGTTGCTGGCCTCGGAAACCGGCGCCGATGGCGAGACTGGCAGCGATCACCTGACCCTGGAATCCCTGGTGCCCGGCGAGTCCTCCAGCGTGACCATCGCCGCCGGGGCCTTCGGCAGTCTCAGCGCCACCATCCACCTCGGGCTAGTCAACCAGGGCCGGGAATTCACCGGTGCCGCCGAGCACCGCCCGGCGGTGGTCGCCAACCAGATCCCCGCGACACCCGGCGTGGACGGCACACCCGGCGACGGTACGGCCGTGGTCGGCAGCCCATCGATGAAGACCGGCATCCACGCACTGCTGGACGTGGACCTGTTCAACATCCTGTCCATTCCGGAAACCTTCACCATGAGCGCCCTCGAGCAGGCCCTGGTGATTCCCGCCGCCACGGCCCTGTGCGAGGCCCGGCGGGCCTTCTACATCGTCGACGCGCCGATCGACAGCACCCTGGCCACCATCGGCGGCTGGGCCAACGCCGCCTCCCAGTCGCGCAACGCCGCCACCTACTTCCCCGCCGTGCGCATCGTCGACCCGCTGGACGGATTGCGGCCACGCGCCATGGCGCCCTCCGGCACCCTCGCCGGCGTCTATGCGCGCACCGACGCCACCCGTGGCGTGTGGAAGGCCCCCGCCGGCACCGATGCCGTACTCAACGGCGTGCTCGACCTGGCCCTGCCCGTCAACGACCTGGAGAACGGCCAGGTCAACCCGCTGGGGGTCAACGTGCTGCGCAGTTTCCCCGCCTACGGAAGGGTCGCCTGGGGGGCGCGCACCATGAAGGGCGCCGACGCCCAGGCCGACGAGTACAAGTACATCCCCATCCGCCGTCTCGCCCTGTTCATCGAGGAAAGCCTCTACCGGGGCACCCAATGGGTGGTCTTCGAGCCGAACGACGAACCGCTCTGGGCGCAGATCCGCCTGAACATAGGGGCCTTCATGAACGGCCTGTTCCGCCAGGGCGCCTTCCAGGGCAGGACGCAGCAGGAGGCCTTCTTCGTCAAATGCGACAAGGAGACCACCACCCAGGCCGATCGCAACCTCGGCATCGTCAACATCCAGGTCGGTTTCGCCCCGCTGAAGCCGGCGGAATTCGTCGTTCTCACCATCCAGCAGATCGCCGGCGATCTGCAGTAAAGGGAGTCGGATCATGGCCCAGTTCGCCGTCAACACCCATCGTTTCGATCCCTACAAGAACTTCAAATTCCGCATCAAGTGGGATGGCCGCTACGTCGCCGGAGTGAGCAAGGTCGGCGCCCTCAAGCGCACCACCGAAGTGGTCGAGCACCGCGAGGGTGGCGACCCGTCCACCTCGCGCAAATCCCCCGGCCGCACCAAGTACGAGGCCATCACCCTGGAGCGCGGCGTGACCCACGACCTCGAGTTCGAGGCCTGGGCCAACAAGGTCTGGCACGTCGGCACGGGGCTCGGCGCCGAAGTGAGCCTGAAGGACTTCCGCAAGGACCTGATACTGGAGGTCTACAACGAAGCCGGCCAGGTCGTGCTGGCCTACAAGCTCTACCGCTGCTGGGTCTCGGAGTTTCAGGCGATGCCCGACCTGGATGCCAACGCCAACGCCATCGCGATCCAGACCCTGAAGCTGGAGAACGAGGGCTGGGAACGTGATCCGGACGTGTCCGAGCCGACCGAGCCGGTTCTGGTGGGATGAACCGCGCCATGCAGACGCTTCCCTCGGGGATCGCCCTGCGGCCCTTCGGCGAACTCCCGGACCTCGACCTGGATTTCGCCGACCTCGACCGCCCGCGCCTGGTCACCGACCTGCTGGCCCGCTGCGCCGCCGACGCCGAGTTCTGGTGGGCGCAGCCGGTGGCGGTGCGCAGCGCCGCCCTGCTGCGCCTGGTCGCCATCACCGACGGCATTCAGGCCCTGTCCTTCACCGCGCGCTGCCCGACCTGCGCCGAAGCCTTCGAGTTCGAACTGCAACTGGCGGCGCTGGTGGCCGTCGCCGGCGAGCGCGAGCCCATCCGCGTAAGCCTCGGCCAGGACACGGACGTGGTCCTGCGCCGCCCGACCGGTGACGACCTGCGCCGCTGGCGCAGTGCGCACCCCGCCACCCGCGCCGAGGCCCGGCGACTGATGCTCGACAGCCTGCTGCTGGAGGGACGGGTGCGGCCCGAGGACGAGGCTCGGCTATCGTCGGCCGTCGCGGCGTCGGACCCGCTGGTGGCCCTGTCCGTGGCTTGCGACTGCCCGGCCTGCGGCGATGCCAGCGAAGTACCGGTCGACCTCGACGACACCGCCCTGGCCCGCCTCGCCGCGCGGCAGGGTGCGCTGCTGCGCGAGGTCCATTGCCTGGCTTCGCGCTACGGCTGGAGCGAAGCCCAGGTCATGGCGCTGCCGCCCGCGCGCCGCGCCCGCTACCTGGCCCTGATCGAGGCCTCATGATGAGCGACTACTTCGCCGCCCTGATGCGTTCCAGCGGGCTGTTCAGCCACCGCGCCGAGCAGGCGCCGGAAGCGCCCCCGGAGCTTGAGATGGACGTCCCGGCGCCCAGGGCGCCGGACGCCCCCGGCCCGGCCATCGGTATCCCCCGGGAAAGGGTACCCGGCCGCGAAACGCCGATGCCCACCAACGGGCAGCCGCACCCCGCGCCCGACCCGGCCCACCATGGCCAGAGCCGCCCCGCGCCGAGCATCGACCCGGGCGACCTTCCTCAATGGCAACAGGCCGCGCCCGACGCGCCGCGCCCCCGAGAGCAGGTGCCAGCGCCCGGCGCCCCGTCGCAGGACGGCCCGCCGCGCCCGCCACAGGCTGACGAACTGCTCCGCGCGGCGATGCACTGGGTGGCCAGCGACCCGCAGCAGGCGGCGTCGGCGCAGCGAGCGTCCCTCGACCGCGCCACGCAACCCCATCCGGGCACCCCCGACACCGCGACCACGCGTGTCGCGGCCGTCCCGCCGCACACCATGGCCACGCCCGGCCAGTCCCGCCGTCCGGCCCCAGCGGACGGGGACCGCGCCCAGGAGGTGGTGACAACGCCGGAACCCGTGCCCCTGGCGCCCCGGGTCGCCGCACCGGCCATCCTCCGCGCCGAACCCGATGGACCCGATGGGACAGCGGAAGAGCCCCTGACAATCTCCATCGGCGCCATCCACCTGCGCGTCGAGGCCCCGGCGCCGCAGACCGTCGCCCGCCCGGCCGCGCCAACACCCCCGGCACAGCGTCCGGCGGCCCCCGCCTCCCCCACCCGCAGCGGCCTTTCGCGCCGCGCGCTGCGGCGGCTCTGACCATGGCCCTCGCGGATTCCGGCAGGGCCATCGGCGCCGTCACCCGCCTGCTCCAGGATCACCTGATCAGGCGCGGCTTCGACGTGTCCATCGGCAAGCCGGAGGATGCGGCGCAGAACGACTCCAACGAGAAGCTCAACCTCTTTCTCTACGAAACCGCCTTCGACCCGCAGTTGCGCAACCTCTCCCTGCGCGACGGTGAGCCGCCGCCGCTGTGGCTGGTGCTGAAGTTCCTCCTGACCGCCTTCGACATCGGCGAAAGCAGCGACACCGCCGCCGCCCACGAGTTGCTCGGGCGCGGCATGGCGGCACTGCACGAACTCAGCTTCCTGCCGCTGGACGCCCTGGTGGCGCTGGACGTGCGCCAGGCCCTGGAACACAACCCGGAGCCGCTCAAGCTGAGCTTCGACGAATCCGGCGCCGACCTCCTCGCCAAGACCATGCAGGGCGCCGAGGAACGCTACCGGCTCTCGGTGGCCTTCCAGGTGCGGCCGGTGATGATAGTGCCGTCCAGCCTGCCGCGAGGCGCGCTCCTGGTGGGCGTCGACTACAGCACCACGCCCGAGACCCTGATCGGCCGCGAAGGCGTGCAGGTGGCCGTGATCCCGTCCATGGGATCGCGCCTGGACCGGGTCGAGCCCGCCCGCTTCGAGACCGGCGCCACCCTCACCCTGCTGGGCGACGACCTCAACCCGAGCGACCTGGAAGTCATGCTGGGCAACGTCCAGCTCAGCGTGATCGAGCGCCAGCCGCAGCGCCTGGTGGTGACCGCCGAGGGCAGCCCCGGCACCCCCATCGCCTCCGGCACCACCCTGTCCGCCGGGGAGATGCCCTTGGTGGTGCGTCGGCGCC
This genomic window from Pseudomonas furukawaii contains:
- a CDS encoding phage tail protein, with amino-acid sequence MAQFAVNTHRFDPYKNFKFRIKWDGRYVAGVSKVGALKRTTEVVEHREGGDPSTSRKSPGRTKYEAITLERGVTHDLEFEAWANKVWHVGTGLGAEVSLKDFRKDLILEVYNEAGQVVLAYKLYRCWVSEFQAMPDLDANANAIAIQTLKLENEGWERDPDVSEPTEPVLVG
- the rfaH gene encoding transcription/translation regulatory transformer protein RfaH, whose amino-acid sequence is MDKNILLPEIAWYLVQCKARQDERAQEHLQRQGFDCFCPVLSVESLKGGRLRRLIQPLFPGYLFVHLRAQDNWAALRSTRGVARVVSFSGAPSRVPDAVVEHLMSRCERPDHRAAFNPGDKVQVQVGPFAEMDALFLAMDGEQRVILLLNILNRQQQVSIPVSHLVA
- a CDS encoding ABC transporter permease, with product MAGQVKMAAVQPTPAKATGGAARASGGSDSKAASMKHDNQTALRWRGARNLIPAMLFLGLFFLAPLIGLLLRGVLEPTPGLGNYEQLFANSAYARVLFNTFAVGGLVTLISVLLAFPLAWVITLVPNGWGRWLLNIVLLSMWTSLLARTYSWLVLLQASGVINKTLMALGIIDQPLEMVHNLTGVVIGMTYIMIPFIVLPLQATMSAIDPLVLQAGSICGASPWTNFFRVFLPLCRPGLFSGGLMVFVMSLGYYVTPALLGGAQNMMLPEFIVQQVQSFLNWGLASAAAALLIAITLALFYVYLKLQPESPVASSTAR
- a CDS encoding ABC transporter permease, with product MLLSPNAMGLRLRIGLYLTTGAIAAFLLLPILFIVLLSFGSSQWLVFPPPGWTLKWYEQFFSNAEWMDSALASLKVALLTTVCAVALGLPTAFALVRGKFPGREFLYALFTLPMIVPLVIIAVAVYALFLKLGYTGTLFSFVVSHVIVALPFTIISIINSLKLFDQSIEDAAVICGASRLQAVYRVTFPAIRPGMMAGALFAFLVSWDEVVLSVMMASPTLQTLPVKMWTTLRQDLTPVIAVASTLLIGLSLLVMVIAAVLRRRTPASA
- a CDS encoding Pvc16 family protein, with product MALADSGRAIGAVTRLLQDHLIRRGFDVSIGKPEDAAQNDSNEKLNLFLYETAFDPQLRNLSLRDGEPPPLWLVLKFLLTAFDIGESSDTAAAHELLGRGMAALHELSFLPLDALVALDVRQALEHNPEPLKLSFDESGADLLAKTMQGAEERYRLSVAFQVRPVMIVPSSLPRGALLVGVDYSTTPETLIGREGVQVAVIPSMGSRLDRVEPARFETGATLTLLGDDLNPSDLEVMLGNVQLSVIERQPQRLVVTAEGSPGTPIASGTTLSAGEMPLVVRRRLSPTRTRSSNLLAARLLPTLDSAALVGGDLHLQGTLLGTDSDDLMLLFLRESDGLTLHLFDEATTAADQRSLVVAGAAAAVPAGSYRVILRVNNQQAKASPRVTVP
- a CDS encoding phage tail sheath C-terminal domain-containing protein; this encodes MVQVSYPGVYIVEKASGVRTITGVATSIAAFVGYTRKGVPDKAVAITSFADFERGYGGLDRDSPLSYAVRQFFLNGGTQALIVRVAVGHGTSAWVLENGAGDPVLEVTAASPGTWGNGLRLSVQHSGVRNPDSDFNLVVSQLQADGATLLPVETHRNLNLDANSAQYAVSVINNASALIRVARSGGLTFAEAGRAVSGEISSFPLDPTGTTIAGTLDGTTPFALLVEGGPWNSVGDLVTSTNAAIVNASLAAQLLASETGADGETGSDHLTLESLVPGESSSVTIAAGAFGSLSATIHLGLVNQGREFTGAAEHRPAVVANQIPATPGVDGTPGDGTAVVGSPSMKTGIHALLDVDLFNILSIPETFTMSALEQALVIPAATALCEARRAFYIVDAPIDSTLATIGGWANAASQSRNAATYFPAVRIVDPLDGLRPRAMAPSGTLAGVYARTDATRGVWKAPAGTDAVLNGVLDLALPVNDLENGQVNPLGVNVLRSFPAYGRVAWGARTMKGADAQADEYKYIPIRRLALFIEESLYRGTQWVVFEPNDEPLWAQIRLNIGAFMNGLFRQGAFQGRTQQEAFFVKCDKETTTQADRNLGIVNIQVGFAPLKPAEFVVLTIQQIAGDLQ
- a CDS encoding ABC transporter substrate-binding protein; its protein translation is MVFKKRATAVLTAAFLALSGTAAIAADNLSFVSWGGTTQDAQKQAWAEPFSQESGIRVVQDGPTDYGKLKAMVESGNVQWDVVDVEADFALRAAAEGLLEPLDFSVIQRDKIDPRFVSDHGVGSFYFSFVLGYNQGKVGGNAPQDWSALFDTANYPGKRALYKWPSPGVLELALLADGVPADKLYPLDLDRAFKKLDTIKKDIVWWGGGAQSQQLLASGEATLGQFWNGRVYALQQDGAPVGVSWKQNLVMADFLVIPKGAKNKDAAMKFLAAASSAKGQADFANLTAYAPVNVDSLSQLKGDLAPNLPTAYAKDQITLDYAYWAKNGPAIAARWNEWLVK
- a CDS encoding IS110 family RNA-guided transposase, which codes for MQKRTTKPQAAHPETLSLCTTVAVDLAKQVFQIAGEEAHGELVYEKRLQSREAFSRFLYQIAKGATVLLETGPGAQAWARQVQALGCQVRLLPAQRVAEHRSGAKNDRNDAQAILRAGRDTTIHAVPVKTVEALAMQAAHRVRQGYIRRRTTLGNQIRGLLLEHGLAIPQGAAALSDRVSRILEDATLPLPDLLRELIADMQAEWQALEGRLLLLTKRLEQCAHADKTASRLMSVRGVGPIIATALVAKQVEPARFPNARQFAAYFGLVPDQHSSGQKVRLGKMSKRGDGYLRSLMVEGAHAVLRTLKADSEEVDDRRLNRWMQRHGRKGAAIRLANRNLRIVWVLLQSDARYCRNPSVQPGATIAE
- a CDS encoding ABC transporter ATP-binding protein is translated as MSAVIQDTRDNKTLVSLRNLNKHYGDFAAVDNISLDIQDGEFLTFLGSSGSGKSTTLSMLAGFETPSSGEILVDGKSLVNVPPHKRDIGMVFQRYSLFPHLNVRDNIGFPLDIRKQAAGERERRVEAMLKLVQLEKFAQRRPAQLSGGQQQRVAIARALVYEPRILLMDEPLGALDKKLREDLQDELRHLHRRLGITIVYVTHDQEEAMRLSQRIAIFSHGRIVGLGSGYDLYQDPPNAFVASFLGNSNFLKVKAQGNAAASFEGQSLAIRPTAGLQNGQDLVLMVRPEKAQVLSPEQATREPLAAGWNQVAAKVSETVFLGESLTCSVTTAGGTSLTLKELSGATAPLQPGAQVMVRWAAADACVYTEWNESDLAKGAGAH